From Cellulomonas oligotrophica, a single genomic window includes:
- the mnmA gene encoding tRNA 2-thiouridine(34) synthase MnmA: protein MRVLAALSGGVDSAVAAARAVDAGHDVVGVHMALSRTPAQRREGSRGCCSIEDASDARRAADVLGVPYYVWDMSERFEQTVVTDFLAEYAAGRTPNPCVRCNEHVKFAALLDKALALGFDAVCTGHYARVVEHPDGTRELHRAADAAKDQSYVLAVMGPERLARAVFPLGDAASKADVRAEAAARGLAVSAKPDSYDICFVADGDTQGFLRSHLGSQPGDVVDADGTVLGTHDGAYAYTVGQRRGLHLGRPAPDGRPRYVLSVEPVRRRVVVGPVQDLEVAHVLADRAVWFTAPPDPGTACTVQVRAHGAPVPAVVLPGTTGGAVGVDVTGQDLHGVAPGQSLVLYAGTRVLGQATVTATRTPAQVGAGTAAGAR from the coding sequence ATGCGGGTCCTGGCCGCGCTGTCCGGGGGCGTCGACTCCGCCGTGGCCGCGGCCCGGGCCGTCGACGCGGGCCACGACGTGGTCGGCGTGCACATGGCGCTGTCGCGCACGCCCGCGCAGCGGCGCGAGGGCTCGCGCGGGTGCTGCTCGATCGAGGACGCGTCCGACGCGCGCCGCGCCGCCGACGTGCTGGGCGTGCCCTACTACGTGTGGGACATGTCCGAGCGGTTCGAGCAGACCGTCGTCACGGACTTCCTCGCCGAGTACGCCGCGGGCCGCACCCCCAACCCCTGCGTGCGCTGCAACGAGCACGTGAAGTTCGCGGCGCTGCTGGACAAGGCGCTGGCGCTCGGCTTCGACGCGGTCTGCACCGGGCACTACGCGCGCGTCGTCGAGCACCCCGACGGCACGCGTGAGCTGCACCGCGCGGCGGACGCCGCCAAGGACCAGTCGTACGTGCTGGCCGTCATGGGCCCGGAGCGGCTGGCCCGCGCGGTCTTCCCCCTCGGCGACGCCGCCTCGAAGGCCGACGTGCGGGCCGAGGCCGCCGCCCGCGGCCTGGCGGTGTCCGCCAAGCCCGACTCCTACGACATCTGCTTCGTCGCCGACGGCGACACGCAGGGCTTCCTGCGCTCGCACCTGGGCTCCCAGCCCGGGGACGTGGTCGACGCCGACGGCACCGTCCTCGGCACCCACGACGGCGCGTACGCGTACACCGTCGGCCAGCGCCGCGGCCTGCACCTGGGGCGCCCCGCGCCCGACGGGCGGCCCCGGTACGTGCTGTCCGTCGAGCCCGTCCGGCGGCGCGTCGTCGTCGGACCCGTGCAGGACCTGGAGGTGGCGCACGTGCTCGCCGACCGTGCCGTGTGGTTCACGGCCCCGCCCGACCCCGGCACCGCGTGCACCGTGCAGGTCCGCGCCCACGGCGCACCCGTGCCCGCCGTCGTCCTGCCGGGCACCACCGGCGGGGCCGTCGGCGTCGACGTCACCGGTCAGGACCTGCACGGCGTCGCGCCGGGCCAGTCCCTGGTGCTCTACGCCGGTACGCGGGTGCTCGGCCAGGCGACCGTCACCGCCACGCGCACGCCCGCGCAGGTCGGTGCGGGCACCGCGGCGGGAGCCCGGTGA
- the ligA gene encoding NAD-dependent DNA ligase LigA produces MSDAPSPTDVPAPGTTAAAPAAEAVPEPAPEEARRRWADLAAGIEADQFAYYVNDAPTASDADYDARLRELAALEDRHPDLRTPDSPTQRVGGAFSTAFSPVDHVERMLSLDNVFSAEELAAWAERVVRDLEGSDAPHWLCEPKIDGLAISLVYEGGRLVRAATRGDGRTGEDVTLNVRTIAGVPAVLAGDPATHPDLIEVRGEIFFPAEAFAALNAAQVAAGRPPFANPRNAAAGSLRQKDPRVTASRGLQVYAHGVGALRGGPEITRQSQVYGLLQGWGVPTSPHWRVVGTLEEVSAFVAHHGEHRHDVEHEIDGAVIKVDERSLQRRLGATSRAPRWAIAYKYPPEEVNTRLVAIEVGIGRTGRATPFGVMEPVVVAGSTVRQATLHNQEVVAAKGVRIGDMVVLRKAGDVIPEIVGPAPAAPGDDVPRTTWRMPADCPECGTPLRPMREGDIDLRCPNARTCPAQVRGRVEHIGSRGGLDVEALGEVTAAALTQPEVPADPPVPNEAYLFDLVGYRLDAPADVVAAVRADSLARLAQVEVVVRDPETGLPRQDENGQVRRRAPFRRTLKHTRAALAAAEAEGRVLPDWEPSEAARTLLDQLDAAKTKDLWRVLVSLSIRNVGPSAARALATRFGSMADLRAVVEGDPEQAVADLAQVEGVGPVIAESLVRWFTGDEADWHVDIVDRWARAGVVMRDERDAAVERTLEGLTVVVTGSLEGFSRDGAKEAVIVRGGKASGSVSKKTDYVVVGENAGSKETKARELGLRVLDEAGFVALLAGGPAAVGDAPDEDGPPDDDEVQDGADGHDGSGAQDATTAQEDA; encoded by the coding sequence GTGAGCGACGCCCCGAGCCCCACCGACGTCCCCGCCCCCGGCACCACGGCTGCCGCGCCCGCGGCCGAGGCCGTCCCCGAGCCCGCGCCCGAGGAGGCCCGCCGTCGCTGGGCCGACCTCGCGGCCGGCATCGAGGCCGACCAGTTCGCGTACTACGTGAACGACGCGCCGACGGCGTCCGACGCCGACTACGACGCGCGGCTGCGCGAGCTCGCCGCGCTCGAGGACCGGCACCCGGACCTGCGCACGCCCGACTCCCCGACGCAGCGGGTCGGCGGCGCGTTCTCCACGGCGTTCTCCCCGGTCGACCATGTCGAGCGGATGCTCTCGCTCGACAACGTGTTCTCCGCCGAGGAGCTCGCGGCGTGGGCCGAGCGGGTGGTGCGCGACCTCGAGGGGAGCGACGCCCCGCACTGGCTGTGCGAGCCCAAGATCGACGGGCTGGCGATCTCCCTGGTCTACGAGGGCGGGCGGCTGGTGCGGGCCGCGACCCGCGGCGACGGGCGCACCGGCGAGGACGTCACGCTGAACGTGCGCACGATCGCGGGCGTGCCCGCCGTCCTCGCGGGCGACCCGGCCACCCACCCGGACCTCATCGAGGTGCGCGGCGAGATCTTCTTCCCCGCCGAGGCGTTCGCCGCGCTCAACGCGGCCCAGGTCGCGGCGGGCCGGCCGCCGTTCGCGAACCCGCGCAACGCCGCCGCGGGCTCGCTGCGGCAGAAGGACCCCCGGGTCACGGCGTCGCGCGGCCTGCAGGTCTACGCCCACGGCGTCGGGGCGCTGCGCGGCGGTCCGGAGATCACCCGGCAGTCGCAGGTCTACGGGCTCCTGCAGGGCTGGGGCGTGCCGACCTCGCCGCACTGGCGGGTGGTGGGGACGCTGGAGGAGGTCAGCGCCTTCGTCGCGCACCACGGCGAGCACCGGCACGACGTCGAGCACGAGATCGACGGGGCGGTGATCAAGGTCGACGAGCGGTCGCTGCAGCGCCGGCTCGGTGCGACGAGCCGCGCACCGCGGTGGGCGATCGCCTACAAATACCCGCCCGAGGAGGTCAACACCCGGCTCGTCGCGATCGAGGTCGGCATCGGCCGCACGGGGCGCGCGACGCCGTTCGGCGTCATGGAGCCCGTGGTCGTGGCCGGGTCGACCGTCCGGCAGGCCACCCTGCACAACCAGGAGGTCGTCGCCGCGAAGGGCGTGCGGATCGGCGACATGGTGGTGCTCCGCAAGGCCGGTGACGTGATCCCGGAGATCGTCGGCCCCGCCCCGGCCGCGCCCGGGGACGACGTGCCGCGCACCACCTGGCGCATGCCCGCCGACTGCCCCGAGTGCGGCACGCCCCTGCGGCCCATGCGCGAGGGCGACATCGACCTGCGCTGCCCCAACGCGCGCACCTGCCCCGCGCAGGTCCGGGGCCGCGTCGAGCACATCGGCTCGCGCGGCGGCCTCGACGTCGAGGCCCTCGGCGAGGTCACCGCGGCCGCCCTCACGCAGCCCGAGGTCCCCGCCGACCCGCCTGTGCCCAACGAGGCGTACCTGTTCGACCTCGTCGGGTACCGCCTCGACGCCCCCGCGGACGTGGTCGCGGCGGTGCGCGCCGACAGCCTCGCCCGGCTCGCGCAGGTCGAGGTCGTCGTCCGTGACCCCGAGACGGGCCTGCCCCGGCAGGACGAGAACGGCCAGGTGCGTCGTCGCGCGCCCTTCCGCCGCACGCTCAAGCACACGCGGGCCGCGCTCGCCGCGGCGGAGGCCGAGGGCCGGGTGCTGCCCGACTGGGAGCCGTCGGAGGCGGCCCGCACGCTCCTCGACCAGCTCGACGCCGCGAAGACCAAGGACCTGTGGCGCGTCCTGGTGTCCCTGTCGATCCGCAACGTCGGGCCCAGCGCGGCCCGCGCGCTCGCGACGCGGTTCGGGTCGATGGCCGACCTGCGGGCCGTCGTCGAGGGGGACCCGGAGCAGGCGGTCGCGGACCTCGCCCAGGTCGAGGGCGTCGGCCCGGTGATCGCCGAGTCCCTCGTGCGATGGTTCACCGGCGACGAGGCCGACTGGCACGTCGACATCGTCGACCGGTGGGCCCGTGCGGGCGTCGTCATGCGCGACGAGCGCGACGCCGCCGTCGAGCGGACGCTCGAGGGCCTGACGGTCGTCGTCACCGGGTCGTTGGAGGGCTTCAGCCGCGACGGCGCCAAGGAGGCCGTCATCGTCCGCGGCGGCAAGGCGTCCGGGAGCGTGTCGAAGAAGACCGACTACGTCGTCGTCGGCGAGAACGCCGGCTCGAAGGAGACGAAGGCCCGCGAGCTGGGCCTGCGGGTCCTCGACGAGGCGGGGTTCGTCGCGCTCCTCGCCGGCGGTCCGGCGGCCGTGGGCGACGCGCCGGACGAGGACGGGCCCCCGGACGACGACGAGGTGCAGGACGGCGCCGACGGGCACGACGGGTCGGGCGCGCAGGACGCGACGACGGCGCAGGAGGACGCATGA
- a CDS encoding GNAT family N-acetyltransferase: MSAALQVRAAHDDELRRVGELTVAAYLADELLPADHSYVDELRDATDRALRATVLVAVDPAAAGAGAVVGTITLADAGTPYAEFATGDEVELRMLAVDPAARGRGVAEQLVRAALADAVGRGRRDVVLCTLDTMRAAHRLYARLGFTPRPERDWGTEVDLRVHAWRAPEPPGVLVETATWPPLRVEDVQGWRVGLSRGVTRRGHSTVPLGEPADLAAAVDAVERLSAADGAPAVFRTGDPGTPAGLVAELDARGYAVGSLTDVLVRDVAPDAAERGLPRIAHGLRVLDAPDDAWLTAWLAGKGGDREVSRALVAGAPATYLAASGPDGSDVAVIRAATVDGWVALSCLQVAPSVRRHGLGRTLTDAALAIAARQGARRAFLQVEAENVPARRLYEQLGFALAHRYAYRIQPSPGAVPGSC, from the coding sequence ATGAGCGCCGCACTGCAGGTCCGTGCCGCGCACGACGACGAGCTGCGGCGCGTCGGCGAGCTCACCGTCGCGGCGTACCTCGCCGACGAGCTCCTCCCCGCCGACCACTCGTACGTCGACGAGCTGCGCGACGCGACCGACCGGGCCCTGCGCGCCACGGTGCTCGTGGCCGTCGACCCGGCCGCCGCCGGTGCCGGGGCGGTCGTGGGCACGATCACCCTCGCCGACGCCGGCACGCCGTACGCCGAGTTCGCGACCGGCGACGAGGTCGAGCTGCGCATGCTCGCGGTCGACCCGGCCGCCCGCGGGCGTGGCGTCGCCGAGCAGCTCGTGCGGGCCGCGCTCGCCGACGCCGTCGGTCGCGGGCGCCGCGACGTGGTGCTCTGCACGCTCGACACCATGCGCGCCGCCCACCGGCTCTACGCCCGGCTCGGGTTCACGCCCCGGCCCGAGCGGGACTGGGGCACCGAGGTCGACCTGCGCGTGCACGCCTGGCGCGCCCCCGAGCCGCCCGGCGTCCTCGTCGAGACCGCGACGTGGCCGCCCCTGCGCGTCGAGGACGTGCAGGGCTGGCGCGTCGGTCTGTCCCGGGGCGTGACCCGCCGCGGGCACTCGACCGTGCCGCTGGGCGAGCCGGCCGACCTCGCGGCGGCCGTCGACGCGGTGGAGCGGCTGTCGGCCGCCGACGGCGCACCCGCGGTGTTCCGCACCGGCGACCCCGGCACCCCCGCCGGCCTCGTCGCCGAGCTGGACGCGCGGGGCTACGCCGTGGGCTCGCTCACCGACGTCCTGGTCCGCGACGTCGCGCCCGACGCCGCCGAGCGAGGGCTGCCGCGCATCGCCCACGGTCTGCGCGTGCTCGACGCCCCCGACGACGCGTGGCTCACGGCCTGGCTCGCCGGCAAGGGCGGGGACCGCGAGGTCTCCCGCGCGCTGGTCGCCGGGGCGCCGGCGACCTACCTCGCGGCGTCCGGGCCGGACGGCTCCGACGTGGCGGTGATCCGCGCCGCGACGGTCGACGGGTGGGTCGCGCTGTCCTGCCTGCAGGTGGCTCCGTCCGTGCGCCGGCACGGGCTGGGGCGCACCCTGACCGACGCGGCGCTCGCGATCGCCGCACGGCAGGGTGCGCGGCGGGCGTTCCTGCAGGTGGAGGCGGAGAACGTGCCGGCGCGGCGGCTGTACGAGCAGCTCGGGTTCGCGCTCGCGCACCGGTACGCGTACCGCATCCAGCCGTCGCCCGGTGCGGTGCCCGGGTCCTGCTGA
- a CDS encoding pilus assembly protein CpaE yields the protein MISTDLAVALQAAGLRWQPRPGDRFSVVGADMGGEVFTISEMVVEAHEHPTGTVLGFNGTTEWALDSLRQDDALWLPREDQLRDLLGGTFRSLARSTDGRFQVLIEVGGQPPRVFSADSAEDAYGEALLALVTAALDRSA from the coding sequence ATGATCTCCACGGACCTCGCGGTGGCGCTCCAGGCGGCCGGGCTGCGCTGGCAGCCGCGCCCCGGGGACCGGTTCTCGGTCGTAGGGGCCGACATGGGCGGCGAGGTCTTCACGATCTCGGAGATGGTCGTCGAGGCGCACGAGCACCCGACCGGCACCGTGCTCGGCTTCAACGGCACCACCGAGTGGGCCCTGGACTCGCTGCGGCAGGACGACGCCCTGTGGCTGCCGCGCGAGGACCAGCTGCGCGACCTGCTGGGCGGGACGTTCCGCAGCCTCGCGCGCTCGACGGACGGCCGGTTCCAGGTGCTCATCGAGGTCGGCGGCCAGCCGCCGCGGGTGTTCTCGGCCGACTCCGCCGAGGACGCCTACGGCGAGGCGCTCCTCGCGCTGGTCACCGCGGCCCTCGACCGCTCCGCCTGA
- the gatC gene encoding Asp-tRNA(Asn)/Glu-tRNA(Gln) amidotransferase subunit GatC: MSTLSRDEVARVAALARIDLTPDELDRLAGELDVIVESVARVSEVATPDVPATSHPLPLTNVFRTDEPVAPLDRDEVLAAAPAAQDGKFLVPQILGEEA, from the coding sequence ATGTCCACCCTCTCCCGCGACGAGGTCGCGCGCGTGGCAGCGCTCGCCCGGATCGACCTGACGCCCGACGAGCTGGACCGGCTCGCGGGCGAGCTCGACGTCATCGTCGAGTCGGTCGCCCGGGTGTCCGAGGTCGCCACGCCCGACGTGCCCGCCACGAGCCACCCGCTCCCGCTGACGAACGTCTTCCGCACCGACGAGCCCGTCGCCCCGCTCGACCGCGACGAGGTGCTCGCGGCGGCGCCCGCGGCGCAGGACGGCAAGTTCCTCGTCCCGCAGATCCTGGGGGAGGAGGCGTGA
- the gatA gene encoding Asp-tRNA(Asn)/Glu-tRNA(Gln) amidotransferase subunit GatA produces MSDLTRLSAAALAEQLRTREVTSVEATQAHLDRMAAVEPAVHAYLHVAADSALATAADVDARRAAGEDLHALAGVPIAVKDVVVTRGVPTTVGSKILEGWVPPYDATLVEKIKAAGLPILGKTNMDEFAMGSSTEHSAYGNTHNPWDLERIPGGSGGGSAAAVAAYEAPLAIGTDTGGSIRQPAAVTGTVGVKPTYGSVSRYGLVALASSLDQAGPCTRTVLDAALLHELIGGHDPRDATSLPDPATGYVDAARAGATGDLTGVRVGVVRELQGEGYQPGVLARFEESLELLRGAGAEIVEVSCPHFTYALAAYYLILPAEASSNLAKFDGMRFGLRVEPSEGPVTAERVMAATRGQGFGDEVKRRIILGTYALSAGYYDAYYGSAQKVRTLIQRDFAAAFEAADVLVSPTAPTTAFRLGEKLDDPLAMYLNDVATIPANLAGVPGMSLPSGLSDDGLPAGFQILAPAREDARLYRVGAALEALLETSWDGPLLGRAPELDGGAAR; encoded by the coding sequence GTGAGCGACCTGACGCGGCTGAGCGCCGCCGCCCTCGCCGAGCAGCTGCGCACGCGCGAGGTGACCAGCGTCGAGGCGACGCAGGCGCACCTGGACCGCATGGCGGCCGTCGAGCCCGCCGTGCACGCCTACCTGCACGTGGCCGCGGACTCCGCGCTGGCCACGGCGGCCGACGTCGACGCGCGCCGCGCCGCCGGCGAGGACCTGCACGCGCTCGCGGGCGTGCCGATCGCCGTCAAGGACGTCGTCGTCACGCGGGGCGTCCCGACGACGGTCGGGTCGAAGATCCTCGAGGGCTGGGTGCCGCCGTACGACGCGACCCTGGTCGAGAAGATCAAGGCCGCGGGCCTGCCGATCCTCGGCAAGACCAACATGGACGAGTTCGCGATGGGCTCCTCGACGGAGCACTCCGCGTACGGCAACACCCACAACCCGTGGGACCTGGAGCGGATCCCGGGCGGCTCGGGCGGCGGCAGCGCGGCCGCGGTCGCCGCGTACGAGGCACCGCTGGCGATCGGCACCGACACCGGCGGCTCGATCCGCCAGCCGGCCGCCGTCACCGGCACGGTCGGCGTGAAGCCGACGTACGGGTCGGTCTCGCGGTACGGGCTGGTGGCGCTCGCGTCGTCGCTCGACCAGGCAGGCCCCTGCACGCGCACCGTGCTGGACGCGGCGCTGCTGCACGAGCTCATCGGCGGGCACGACCCGCGCGACGCGACGAGCCTGCCCGACCCCGCCACGGGGTACGTGGACGCGGCCCGCGCGGGCGCGACCGGGGACCTGACGGGTGTGCGCGTCGGCGTGGTCCGCGAGCTGCAGGGCGAGGGCTACCAGCCGGGCGTCCTCGCACGGTTCGAGGAGTCGCTGGAGCTGCTGCGCGGCGCGGGCGCCGAGATCGTCGAGGTCTCCTGCCCGCACTTCACGTACGCCCTGGCCGCGTACTACCTCATCCTGCCGGCGGAGGCGTCGAGCAACCTCGCGAAGTTCGACGGCATGCGCTTCGGCCTGCGGGTCGAGCCCTCCGAGGGGCCGGTGACCGCCGAGCGCGTCATGGCCGCCACGCGCGGGCAGGGCTTCGGCGACGAGGTCAAGCGCCGGATCATCCTCGGCACGTACGCGCTGAGCGCCGGCTACTACGACGCGTACTACGGGTCGGCGCAGAAGGTCCGCACGCTCATCCAGCGGGACTTCGCCGCGGCGTTCGAGGCCGCGGACGTGCTGGTCTCGCCGACGGCGCCCACCACGGCGTTCAGGCTCGGCGAGAAGCTGGACGACCCGCTGGCGATGTACCTCAACGACGTCGCGACCATCCCGGCCAACCTCGCGGGCGTGCCCGGCATGTCGCTGCCGAGCGGGCTGTCCGACGACGGGCTGCCGGCCGGGTTCCAGATCCTGGCCCCGGCCCGCGAGGACGCCCGGCTGTACCGCGTGGGCGCCGCGCTCGAGGCGCTGCTGGAGACGAGCTGGGACGGCCCGCTGCTGGGTCGCGCCCCGGAGCTGGACGGAGGGGCCGCGCGATGA
- the gatB gene encoding Asp-tRNA(Asn)/Glu-tRNA(Gln) amidotransferase subunit GatB encodes MSTGVDLVDYDDAIARFDPVIGIEVHVELGTRTKMFDGAEQTFGEEPNTHVTPVSLGLPGALPAVNGTAVEYAIRIGLALNCQIAASCRFARKNYFYPDVPKNFQTSQYDEPIAHDGWVDVELEDGTVFRVEVERAHMEEDAGKNTHVGGSTGRIHGAEYSLVDYNRAGVPLVEIVTRPITGAGARAPEVARAYVQTLRDMFRALGVSEARMERGNVRADVNVSLRPTPESALGTRTETKNVNSFRSVERSVRYEISRQAAVLDAGGTVVQETRHWHEDTGSTTSGRVKSDAEDYRYFPEPDLVPIVPDPAWVEEIRATLPELPAARRRRLLAEWGFADAEMRDVVNAGAVELIEATVAAGATPAAARKWWMGELARTAKQQEVELADLPITPAQIGALQQLVDAGRINDKLARQVLEGVLAGEGDPEQVVVARGLEVVSDDGPLLEAIDAALAAQPDVADKIRSGNLGPVGAIIGAVMKATRGQADAGRVRELVLERVQA; translated from the coding sequence ATGAGCACTGGCGTCGACCTGGTCGACTACGACGACGCGATCGCGCGGTTCGACCCCGTCATCGGGATCGAGGTGCACGTCGAGCTGGGCACCCGCACGAAGATGTTCGACGGCGCGGAGCAGACCTTCGGCGAGGAGCCGAACACCCACGTCACCCCGGTGAGCCTGGGGCTGCCGGGCGCGCTGCCCGCGGTCAACGGCACCGCGGTGGAGTACGCGATCCGCATCGGCCTGGCGCTGAACTGCCAGATCGCGGCGAGCTGCCGGTTCGCGCGCAAGAACTACTTCTACCCGGACGTGCCGAAGAACTTCCAGACGTCGCAGTACGACGAGCCGATCGCGCACGACGGCTGGGTCGACGTCGAGCTGGAGGACGGCACGGTCTTCCGCGTCGAGGTCGAGCGCGCGCACATGGAGGAGGACGCGGGCAAGAACACGCACGTGGGCGGCTCGACGGGCCGCATCCACGGTGCGGAGTACTCGCTCGTCGACTACAACCGTGCAGGCGTGCCGCTGGTCGAGATCGTCACGCGGCCCATCACGGGTGCAGGTGCGCGGGCCCCGGAGGTCGCGCGGGCGTACGTGCAGACGCTGCGCGACATGTTCCGCGCCCTCGGCGTCTCCGAGGCCCGCATGGAGCGCGGCAACGTCCGCGCCGACGTGAACGTCTCGCTGCGCCCGACGCCGGAGTCGGCGCTGGGGACCCGCACGGAGACCAAGAACGTCAACTCGTTCCGCTCGGTCGAGCGGTCGGTGCGGTACGAGATCAGCCGGCAGGCCGCGGTCCTCGACGCCGGCGGCACGGTCGTGCAGGAGACCCGCCACTGGCACGAGGACACGGGCTCCACGACGTCGGGACGGGTCAAGTCCGACGCCGAGGACTACCGGTACTTCCCCGAGCCGGACCTCGTGCCGATCGTCCCCGACCCCGCGTGGGTCGAGGAGATCCGTGCGACGCTGCCCGAGCTGCCCGCGGCCCGGCGCCGCCGCCTGCTCGCGGAGTGGGGCTTCGCGGACGCGGAGATGCGCGACGTCGTCAACGCCGGGGCCGTCGAGCTCATCGAGGCCACCGTCGCGGCCGGCGCCACGCCGGCCGCGGCGCGCAAGTGGTGGATGGGCGAGCTCGCCCGCACCGCCAAGCAGCAGGAGGTCGAGCTCGCGGACCTGCCGATCACGCCGGCGCAGATCGGTGCGCTGCAGCAGCTCGTCGACGCCGGCCGGATCAACGACAAGCTGGCCCGGCAGGTGCTCGAGGGCGTGCTGGCCGGTGAGGGCGACCCGGAGCAGGTCGTCGTCGCCCGCGGCCTCGAGGTCGTCTCGGACGACGGCCCGCTGCTCGAGGCGATCGACGCCGCGCTGGCCGCGCAGCCTGACGTGGCGGACAAGATCCGCTCGGGCAACCTGGGGCCGGTCGGTGCGATCATCGGCGCGGTCATGAAGGCCACCCGGGGCCAGGCCGACGCCGGGCGCGTGCGCGAGCTCGTGCTGGAGCGCGTCCAGGCCTGA
- a CDS encoding GNAT family N-acetyltransferase — MQKPTLQGEMLVLRPVRADDADAMWDMLDDAEGNRLTGTVRSFSRAEVDAWCASRELAEGRFDFAVTSHGDDEYRGEIVLNDVDEDLRSAGMRLAMRPAYRGRGYGTEAIELVLGFAFDGLDLHRVELDVLSINTRALSLYENIGFRQEGRRRDAYRDGAGWCDAVVMSMLEDEFRAGRPG, encoded by the coding sequence ATGCAGAAGCCGACGCTGCAGGGCGAGATGCTGGTGCTGCGACCCGTGCGGGCCGACGACGCCGACGCCATGTGGGACATGCTGGACGACGCGGAGGGCAACCGGCTCACGGGCACCGTGCGCTCGTTCTCGCGCGCGGAGGTCGACGCGTGGTGCGCCAGCCGGGAGCTGGCCGAGGGGCGGTTCGACTTCGCGGTGACGTCCCACGGCGACGACGAGTACCGCGGCGAGATCGTGCTGAACGACGTCGACGAGGACCTGCGCAGCGCCGGCATGCGGCTGGCCATGCGGCCGGCCTACCGGGGGCGCGGCTACGGCACGGAGGCGATCGAGCTGGTCCTGGGGTTCGCGTTCGACGGCCTGGACCTGCACCGCGTCGAGCTCGACGTGCTGAGCATCAACACCCGCGCGCTGTCGCTGTACGAGAACATCGGCTTCCGGCAGGAGGGGCGCCGGCGCGACGCCTACCGTGACGGTGCCGGGTGGTGCGACGCGGTCGTGATGTCGATGCTCGAGGACGAGTTCCGCGCCGGTCGCCCGGGCTGA
- a CDS encoding 2-hydroxyacid dehydrogenase, with translation MLTATIPDDDLLHRLQDLADAHPDDLRLVPWDLAGPLDDAVARDVDLVVVPHYFVRPGGFDVLADLPRLRYVQLPSAGYEHALPHLPPGVTLCNGRGVHDAGTAELALALTLAVQRDLPGAVRAMGEGRWANPFGPSLADRRVLVVGQGSVGAAICARFRPFEVELVRVASTARDDEHGHVHGVDELGDLLPDVDVVVLAIPLSRASYHLMGAGMLARMRDGALLVNVARGKVVDTDALLAELTAGRLRAALDVTDPEPLPPGHPLWSAPNVLVTAHQGGNTDATFPRVAALVRRQLEALLAGAPAVNEVART, from the coding sequence ATGCTCACCGCCACCATCCCCGACGACGACCTGCTGCACCGCCTCCAGGACCTGGCCGACGCGCACCCCGACGACCTGCGCCTCGTGCCGTGGGACCTCGCCGGGCCCCTGGACGACGCGGTGGCGCGCGACGTCGACCTCGTGGTCGTGCCGCACTACTTCGTGCGTCCCGGCGGGTTCGACGTGCTGGCCGACCTGCCGCGGCTGCGGTACGTGCAGCTGCCGAGCGCCGGGTACGAGCACGCCCTGCCGCACCTGCCGCCCGGTGTGACGCTGTGCAACGGCCGTGGCGTGCACGACGCGGGCACGGCCGAGCTCGCGCTCGCGCTGACCCTCGCGGTGCAGCGCGACCTGCCGGGTGCGGTGCGGGCCATGGGGGAGGGGCGCTGGGCCAACCCGTTCGGACCCTCGCTCGCGGACCGCCGGGTGCTGGTCGTGGGCCAGGGGTCGGTGGGTGCGGCGATCTGCGCACGCTTCCGCCCGTTCGAGGTCGAGCTGGTGCGGGTGGCGAGCACGGCCCGTGACGACGAGCACGGGCACGTGCACGGCGTGGACGAGCTGGGCGACCTGCTGCCGGACGTCGACGTGGTGGTCCTCGCGATCCCGCTGTCGCGCGCGTCGTACCACCTGATGGGTGCGGGCATGCTGGCCCGCATGCGCGACGGTGCGCTGCTCGTCAACGTCGCCCGCGGCAAGGTCGTCGACACCGACGCGCTGCTGGCCGAGCTGACGGCCGGCCGGCTGCGGGCGGCGCTCGACGTGACGGACCCCGAGCCGCTGCCACCCGGCCACCCCCTGTGGTCGGCGCCGAACGTGCTGGTCACGGCGCACCAGGGCGGCAACACGGACGCGACGTTCCCCCGGGTGGCCGCGCTGGTCCGGCGCCAGCTCGAGGCGCTGCTCGCGGGGGCGCCGGCCGTCAACGAGGTCGCGCGCACCTGA